From the Acidobacteriota bacterium genome, one window contains:
- a CDS encoding RtcB family protein produces MRFIGDIPVWGDPQENAVLQMQNCAGEAENCALMADHHLGYAVPIGGVIAYAGRVSPSGVGFDIACGNKAVRLDCDYGDIRKRIPSVMDEIWKSLSFGVGRVNREPVDHDLFDDDPAWKIPAAQRLKPVARKQLGTIGGGNHYVDLFSDERERIWAGVHFGSRGLGHKLATHFIKAGGGKNGMHVDPVLLDVETELGAEYVACMKLAGRYAYAGRDWVCEKVASILGAEILEEVHNHHNFAWEEEHGGRRLWVVRKGATPAFPGQKGFVGGSMGDRSVILEGVDAKESEQALYSTVHGAGRVMSRTRAAGKTRFRKGKRIRISAGEISRDMMLAWVRGMGVELRGAGTDESPHCYKRLPEVLEAHHGTIRILHTLDPIGVAMAAAGEFNPYRD; encoded by the coding sequence ATGCGGTTCATCGGCGACATTCCGGTGTGGGGCGATCCCCAGGAGAACGCGGTTCTTCAGATGCAGAACTGCGCCGGGGAGGCGGAGAACTGCGCCCTGATGGCGGACCATCATCTGGGTTATGCTGTCCCCATCGGCGGAGTCATCGCCTACGCGGGCCGCGTGAGCCCTTCGGGCGTCGGTTTCGACATCGCCTGCGGCAACAAGGCGGTCCGGCTCGACTGCGACTACGGGGACATCCGGAAGCGCATCCCGTCCGTCATGGATGAGATCTGGAAGTCCCTCTCCTTCGGTGTGGGCCGGGTCAACCGGGAGCCGGTCGACCACGACCTCTTCGACGACGATCCGGCCTGGAAAATACCGGCGGCCCAGCGGCTGAAACCGGTGGCCCGAAAGCAGTTGGGCACCATCGGCGGCGGCAACCACTACGTCGACCTCTTCTCCGACGAGCGAGAGCGGATATGGGCCGGGGTGCACTTCGGTTCACGCGGTCTGGGCCACAAGCTGGCCACTCACTTCATCAAGGCCGGGGGCGGCAAGAACGGGATGCACGTGGACCCGGTGCTGCTGGACGTGGAGACCGAACTGGGAGCCGAATACGTGGCGTGCATGAAGCTGGCCGGCCGCTATGCTTACGCGGGCCGGGACTGGGTTTGCGAGAAGGTCGCTTCCATTCTGGGAGCGGAGATCCTGGAAGAAGTTCACAATCACCACAACTTCGCCTGGGAAGAAGAGCACGGGGGACGGCGGCTGTGGGTGGTTCGAAAAGGAGCCACTCCCGCCTTTCCCGGACAAAAAGGGTTCGTCGGGGGTTCCATGGGGGACCGGTCCGTGATCCTGGAAGGAGTCGACGCAAAAGAGAGCGAGCAGGCCCTCTACTCAACCGTCCATGGCGCCGGTCGGGTCATGTCCCGGACCCGGGCCGCCGGCAAGACCCGATTCAGGAAGGGAAAGCGGATCCGCATCTCGGCGGGAGAAATCAGCCGTGACATGATGCTGGCCTGGGTCCGTGGCATGGGAGTCGAGCTCCGCGGGGCCGGCACCGACGAATCGCCCCACTGCTACAAACGCCTGCCCGAGGTCCTCGAAGCCCACCACGGCACTATCCGGATCCTGCACACCCTCGACCCCATCGGCGTGGCCATGGCCGCCGCCGGCGAGTTCAACCCCTACCGGGATTGA